The following coding sequences are from one Procambarus clarkii isolate CNS0578487 chromosome 86, FALCON_Pclarkii_2.0, whole genome shotgun sequence window:
- the LOC138358793 gene encoding baculoviral IAP repeat-containing protein 8-like → MDPLCARKFYSIESLKCAGVRLQTFVDWPIKWLNPIDLVEDGFYYLRNSDYCLCAFCYCIVGAWIVGDTPRRRHKIINQDCAFIRGERSDNVSLEVSEIAFKYGLEFVSHKIELGNKKISGSSGAPPKEDLGLIKFRKSLNPGLVTYKSRLETFDMTWPGSVKQTSHELAEAVFFYCGISDHVCCYHCACGIRNWRPEDDPWTLHARCSPECAYIILARGKEFVKNARLTIPLPIKPIDNDLINILMEGMDKFKHLIHKKLIPVESIRYALSEYLKESRDLLPFIIQSRCLEIVLRYMQEGTDIYLRVRDLIYEAVDDKKEQEATLEDLGLKTLPETCTNTDENKDCIEQSWEEDILCRVCMDKNINIVILPCKHMVTCSGCLLALKCCPICRGNILYIINPIAS, encoded by the exons atggatcctttgtgtgccaggaagttttacagtatagaaagccttaaatgtgcaggagttagactacaaacatttgtggattggcccattaagtggttaaaccctattgacttagttgaagatgggttctattaccttcgcaatagtgattattgtttgtgtgcattttgttattgtatagtaggtgcatggattgttggtgatacccccagaagacgtcataagatcattaatcaagactgtgcctttattagaggcgagaggagtgacaatgtttctttagaggtgtctgagatagctttcaaatatggactggaatttgtttcccataaaatagaactgggaaataagaaaataagtggtagta gtggtgctcctcctaaggaagatctgggattgatcaaatttaggaaatcgctgaatccaggattggtaacttataaatctcgcctagagacatttgatatgacatggcctggaagcgtcaagcaaacttctcatgagctggcagaagctgtttttttttactgtg gtataagtgaccacgtctgctgctatcactgcgcctgtggaatacgaaattggagaccagaagatgatccttggacgttacatgcgagatgtagtccagaatgtgcttacattattcttgcaaggggcaaggaatttgttaagaatgctagattgacaataccattacctataaaacctatagacaatgatttaattaatatcttaatggagggtatggataagttcaaacatctgattcataaaaaattaatacctgtggagagtataagatatgctttaagtgagtaccttaaggaatccagagatttgttgccttttattatacaaagtagatgtctagaaatcgtgttgaggtatatgcaagagggaacagatatttatttacggGTACGGGACTTAATTTATGAAGCAGTTGATGATAAAAAGGAACAAGAAGCTACGCTtgaagatctgggattgaaaaCTTTACCGGAGACTTGTACTAACACTGATGAAAACAAGGACTGTATAGAACAATCTTGGGAAGAAGATATTTTATGCAGAGTTTGTatggataaaaatataaatattgtaatactaccatgtaaacatatggtgacatgcagtggttgtcttttagctctgaaatgctgtccaatttgtagaggaaatattttatatataataaatccaattgcttcttga